The Theileria parva strain Muguga chromosome 1, complete sequence, whole genome shotgun sequence DNA window CGAGTCCTTGAAATTTTGTTTTGATACATTTTTAGACAAGCAATCCCTTTCTAATATACATTTGTGGAAAATCGGGAGTATGTTTTTGATGTCTGTATacctaaaaattttgaaacatttaattaattaccATTCAAAGTTTTCTAGTTTTGGGTTACTGTAAAACTGGTTCCAATAAGAGGCTGTTCTAAATGACGAAACGTTTGTTGGAAGTATATCCATTTCTCTATCTAAGGCTTTGTAACCAGGAGTCCATTATTTGAATCAATGTTGTGGAACTTGATTGGCAACCTATCTACAATCGCTCTCTTGAACACTGGCAAGTTTTTTGCCTCCACTAAGCTTATGCAGATTCCCGGGTTCCCTGCTCTTCCTATTCTTCCGCTTTTGTGTATATATGTATCAGAGTCTAAGAATCCatgtttaatatatatcaCGTACCGTGCGGTAGATCGTAGTTAACCACATGGGTGTAACCGCTGAAGTCAATGCCTCTAGAGTTCAGTCTCGTCGATATTAGGATATCTTTTACCAATCTAGTTGTTTTcttattaatattgtacaaGTTTGTGTTATCTATATTAGTTTGAATTACATTGCTGAACGCCTTCCTTCTGGTTATTCTATTTTGTACGCTGTTCAACAGCTGTATCGATGCATCCGTAAAAATTCCTCCCAAATActtgaataaaaaatttgcAGTGCCCTAAATGCAAATTTAAGTGgaagatttaaataatttattaatctAAATAGGTTCCTAAGATTTTATTATCTACTCCCCATCTAAAACTAACATTTGAGTCACAAAATACCAAAACAGACTTATTATACGGGACTGATTTTAAGATTTTCCtcaataatgataatttagcGTCAGGCACTGTATATGTTGCCATGGTGTGTAGGATATTTTTTGGGAACTGATAGGCTGTTTTAGATTTTACATTCTTTTTAGGCTCAGACTGTTCAGAACCACGAGattctttattattttctaaattctttttattttcttcgTCTTCTTCCACAAAAAACTTCCTTAAAACATCAGGCATTGCTCTTATATTATCTGATGCTGACACACACATGACATACTTTCTTCtcaaatttactaaatacTCCTTTAATTCTCTACCGAGGTCTTCTTCCTTCTCACTCTCCAACCCAATACTCATGTTTTTgaacattttattaataagtTCCTTTGTTCTAacatttttgatttttttatcaGTTTGGCCTACCATCTCCAGGTAACTATCGTATTCGTCGAGGACCACGTACCTAAAATCCTTCAAGTTCAACAGTTTGTGCTCGAATAGAAGTGAGTACAGACGACCCGGAGTTGCAAAATACATCGCCACTGTTCTTTTCATTGTGTTTGAAGTCGGATCAGAGCCTTTGGTTAGGAGCCTTGAAGCTGCCATTTTCTGTATTGAAGTTTTTGCCACTTCGTATTCTTCAGCCTTTTCAGCCGTTATCttctttatatttttcTTCTGGTACAAAACGTTTGCGTTTCCTATTAGTAATGTAGGCTTTATTTCAGTTTCGACATTAATTGTACTGATCTCATCACTTTCTTTATCCTTAGAAGGTATTGCTAGAATTTTTGAGAAATCTGGGTAAAAATCTTCAGGGTTACCTTCACTCT harbors:
- the RRP3 gene encoding DEAD/DEAH box helicase family protein, with product MNRLLLTVIFVYFNGNFKGWCFLNCSGTSRDYGHIHKVNDKYSDSKLHRGKSLDKSKHKVPSNKSGKYLKPKNIGKNKDDLDSLFAKDEDELKMIKEINASRRYFSEKNNPLMRKIEHSNQINSSKKIKKLAKRAEKNSVKYFKEPPKVLEKNNKVEKIAKLPDSNSSDNLKKITPKKAPEVKKTDLEQDDVEKKIYKRTKISEKELNLLPLKAPGIRALEPDAMKTVPVEEIDSLIKLGYDGIIDMNSLFTSKIGGSETSDSEFVKVPFKSLGIYDEALIETLKLLGIDKPTYAQKKFIPKLTEILSTPTAEKPKNLITRVIHASTGSGKTLMYMLPIFQSCLNQSVPLFSGWSTYNQKAILGSVKELINQDILVICPSLELCVQSCKVAKTIYEQYKAVKSEGNPEDFYPDFSKILAIPSKDKESDEISTINVETEIKPTLLIGNANVLYQKKNIKKITAEKAEEYEVAKTSIQKMAASRLLTKGSDPTSNTMKRTVAMYFATPGRLYSLLFEHKLLNLKDFRYVVLDEYDSYLEMVGQTDKKIKNVRTKELINKMFKNMSIGLESEKEEDLGRELKEYLVNLRRKYVMCVSASDNIRAMPDVLRKFFVEEDEENKKNLENNKESRGSEQSEPKKNVKSKTAYQFPKNILHTMATYTVPDAKLSLLRKILKSVPYNKSVLVFCDSNGTANFLFKYLGGIFTDASIQLLNSVQNRITRRKAFSNVIQTNIDNTNLYNINKKTTRLVKDILISTRLNSRGIDFSGYTHVVNYDLPHDSDTYIHKSGRIGRAGNPGICISLVEAKNLPVFKRAIVDRLPIKFHNIDSNNGLLVTKP